Proteins encoded in a region of the Trichosurus vulpecula isolate mTriVul1 chromosome 9, mTriVul1.pri, whole genome shotgun sequence genome:
- the CACNG3 gene encoding voltage-dependent calcium channel gamma-3 subunit, whose protein sequence is MEQFSAAVDAPDPPPSIDAGAFRGVCKKIDHFPEDADYEQDTAEYLLRAVRASSVFPILSVGLLFFGGLCVAASEFYKSRHNVILSAGIFFVSAGLSNIIGIIVYISANAGDPGQSDSKKSYSYGWSFYFGALSFIIAEIVGVIAVHIYIEKHRQIRAKSHSELLKKSTFARLPPYRYRFRRRSSSRSTEPCSRDLSPISKGFHTIPSTDISMFTLSRDPSKVTMGTLLNSDRDHTFLQLHNSIPKEFKESLHNNPANRRTTPV, encoded by the exons GTGCCTTCCGAGGGGTATGTAAGAAAATTGACCATTTCCCTGAAGATGCAGACTATGAACAAGATACAGCAGAGTACCTGCTGA GGGCTGTGAGAGCGTCCAGTGTCTTTCCTATTCTCAGTGTGGGACTGCTGTTCTTTGGGGGACTCTGCGTGGCAGCAAGCGAGTTCTACAAAAGCAGGCACAACGTCATTCTCAGTGCGGGGATCTTTTTTGTATCTGCAG GATTAAGTAACATCATCGGGATTATAGTTTATATCTCAGCAAATGCTGGAGACCCTGGCCAAAGTGACTCCAAAAAAAGTTACTCCTACGGCTGGTCCTTTTATTTTGGAGCCTTATCTTTCATCATTGCGGAGATCGTGGGTGTCATCGCCGTGCACATATACATTGAGAAGCACAGGCAGATCCGTGCCAAGTCACATTCTGAGCTGCTGAAGAAATCCACCTTTGCCCGCCTCCCACCCTACAGGTACAGGTTCCGGAGGCGATCCAGCTCCCGGTCCACAGAACCCTGCTCCCGAGACCTGTCCCCTATCAGCAAAGGCTTCCATACCATCCCTTCCACTGACATCTCCATGTTCACCCTCTCCCGGGACCCCTCCAAGGTCACAATGGGGACCCTCCTCAACTCCGATCGAGACCATACATTTTTACAGCTCCACAACTCCATTCCCAAAGAGTTCAAGGAGTCACTGCACAATAACCCTGCCAACAGGCGCACCACACCTGTCTGA